The genomic segment CCCCCATCCCAAGCGCAAGCGGCCTGTGCCAGCTGATCCAGCCAAACACCAGTAAGCAGAGAATCGCAAAGAGTCCAGCCATCAGCCATTCCATCGGCGAAGAGAGAACATATTTCATAAAAGAAATCAGTACAAACCCTGCACCTAATGCGCGATTGGGTATTCGTCTATAATGAAAATCTACCCACGAGAGGTAAAGGCAGAGCCCGAATAATATCACAGCGTTTGCCATTTCTTCTTCCCCCAGTCGAAAACTGTCTTTAAGAATACCTTTCCGTCCTGGGACAAAAAAACTGCCCAGAATGGTCTGGACAGCCTCTTGATTTATGAACATGTTTTACGGATTCCAAGGGAACAAAAGGCCAGCGTGGACGAGACCGCCGCCAAACCCATACAGCAGGATCGTATCCCCTGCCTTTACTTTGCCTTCTTTGATCCCCAAGGCGAGCGACAAAGGAATTGTAGCCGCTGATGTGTTGCCGTAGTGTGTCAGACTGTACAATGTCTTTTCGAGAGGGAACTCACTCTTCTCGCAAATGGATTCGATCATGCGCAAATTGGCACTGTGCGGGATAAACCAGTCGACATCTTCGAGCGTTTTGCCCGCCCGGCTCACTACCTCCTGCATCCCCTTTGGAACCGTTGTTACTGCCCACTTGTACACTTCTCTTCCGTTTTGGACCATGCATCCATTCCCACTCAATTCTCGTCCGTCCATATGCGTTGACAAGCCCGATCGGTATACATGAATCCCACCATCCCCCTTTGAACCTAAATAGGCGGACAAAAAACCTGGAGCTGTAGAGTCCTGCTCAACCAGCACCGCACCCGCTCCGTCACCAAACAGGATGCACGTCGTACGATCCGTATAGTCGGTTACTTTTGTTAACGTTTCTGCACCTACGACCAACACTTTGCGATGCAAACCTGAGCTGATGAGCGCATTTGCTGTATGGAGCGCATACGTAAATCCTGCACAGGTAGCCGAGAGATCCATCGCACCCGCCTGCTCGACTTGAAAATGCGCCTGGATTTTACTTGCTACGCTTGGAAATGGATAGTCTGGCGTACTGGTCGCCACTAAAATCATATCGACATCGCGGACATCCTTCCCATAATTTGCGATCATATCGTGGATAGCAGCGATAGCCAGATCGCTGGTATATTCATCTTCCCTTG from the Brevibacillus brevis genome contains:
- a CDS encoding prepilin peptidase, whose amino-acid sequence is MANAVILFGLCLYLSWVDFHYRRIPNRALGAGFVLISFMKYVLSSPMEWLMAGLFAILCLLVFGWISWHRPLALGMGDVKLFALVCYGLGVRDFVIVLTIASLAALLVSLVLLLIRKVSMKCEVPFAPFVTIGLAVILYMSETS
- a CDS encoding ketoacyl-ACP synthase III encodes the protein MMTNASPFKSRITAIGTYVPSRVLTNADMEKLVETSNEWILQRTGIHERRMAREDEYTSDLAIAAIHDMIANYGKDVRDVDMILVATSTPDYPFPSVASKIQAHFQVEQAGAMDLSATCAGFTYALHTANALISSGLHRKVLVVGAETLTKVTDYTDRTTCILFGDGAGAVLVEQDSTAPGFLSAYLGSKGDGGIHVYRSGLSTHMDGRELSGNGCMVQNGREVYKWAVTTVPKGMQEVVSRAGKTLEDVDWFIPHSANLRMIESICEKSEFPLEKTLYSLTHYGNTSAATIPLSLALGIKEGKVKAGDTILLYGFGGGLVHAGLLFPWNP